The following proteins are encoded in a genomic region of Triticum dicoccoides isolate Atlit2015 ecotype Zavitan chromosome 1B, WEW_v2.0, whole genome shotgun sequence:
- the LOC119334976 gene encoding protein NEOXANTHIN-DEFICIENT 1-like, translating to MEAEDGKPAAGYRHGPPWVFKGSALYQLHLVKAATARAFVPKELRLVEAFGYTLGGMFLARYHDSPAGQFDELVVIAGIVWNPPTSCAWAARVLVNSAEACRHGRKEVGLPSHVAAFSQTEASVLRNKPNNFLNILGMGSGFSKQENYRRVEIKEASGSSSRHLCNISLPLNEASRASHKRNKWMGPAIKMSLPSFSGQTEDHPELLKYSCKVECRVRPVSPANIWSPKTAEPEECSDGRNSSTGSDSDAQRQSLLVLLSRPILALEFSSLRMHVDAPKVVAPHPKKKEVRYSST from the exons ATGGAGGCCGAGGACGGCAAGCCCGCCGCCGGGTACCGGCACGGGCCGCCATGGGTGTTCAAGGGCAG CGCATTGTACCAGCTGCATTTGGTGAaggcggcgacggcgcgggcgtTCGTGCCCAAGGAGCTGCGCCTGGTGGAGGCCTTCGGCTACACGCTCGGCGGCATGTTCCTGGCGCGCTACCACGACAGCCCCGCCGGACAGTTCGACGag CTCGTGGTGATCGCCGGCATTGTGTGGAACCCGCCGACTTCTTGCGC ttgggctgcCCGGGTGCTAGTAAACAGCGCTGAAGCCTGCCGGCATGGACGCAAG GAAGTAGGGCTTCCAAGCCATGTCGCGGCATTCTCACAG ACCGAAGCTTCTGTGCTCAGAAATAAACCAAACAACTTCctcaacattctcggaatgggttcAGGCTTCTCCAAGCAAGAGAATTACCGCAGGGTCGAGATCAAGGAGGCCTCGGGATCGTCATCAAGGCATTTGTGCAACATCAGCCTGCCGCTGAACG AAGCGTCAAGAGCATCACATAAACGCAACAAGTGGATGGGTCCGGCAATCAAAATGTCACTCCCAAGCTTCAG CGGCCAGACAGAGGACCatcctgagcttctcaagtactccTGCAAAGTAGAGTGCAG GGTGCGGCCGGTGAGCCCAGCTAATATCTGGAGCCCTAAAACCGCTGAACCAGAGGAGTGTTCTGACGGCAGGAACAGCAGCACCGGATCCGATTCAGACGCGCAAAGGCAAAGCCTCCTGGTCTTGCTATCCAGGCCCATCTTGGCTCTGGAGTTCAGCTCCCTGCGGATGCACGTCGATGCGCCGAAAGTTGTTGCTCCGCACCCGAAGAAGAAGGAAGTTAGATACTCGAGCACCTGA
- the LOC119350373 gene encoding myb-related protein 308-like translates to MKKGKWSKEEDNLIKNHIEKYGIGFCWWIAGLRRCGRSCRSRWLNYLRPGLKHGNFTPAEDKIICEMYRKKGSCWSVIAAELPGRTDLAIKNYWNSTLKKRFPRPRAARSRRRRRRTGGTSTSSDATSLDLALVVYDEESTSGTARDLPLVVCNEENSATTARDLPLVAYNVNEASATAGSSSSHAGVVSAGSPVQARAQPTPLPADAANEEPIAAVPVSGPVKMEPRTPPPPADETSEEMDVGCCPMSPLPLGLMELPELPCIALDLPHIAGFDDIDSLLSYFDH, encoded by the exons ATGAAGAAGGGCAAGTGGTCCAAGGAAGAAGACAATCTGATCAAAAACCACATTGAGAAGTATGGCATTGGCT TTTGTTGGTGGATCGCAGGGCTTCGGCGCTGCGGCCGGAGCTGCCGTTCAAGGTGGCTGAACTACCTCCGTCCGGGGCTGAAACACGGCAACTTCACGCCGGCGGAGGACAAGATCATCTGCGAGATGTACAGAAAGAAAGGAAGCTG CTGGTCCGTCATCGCCGCCGAGCTCCCCGGGAGGACGGACCTCGCCATCAAGAACTACTGGAACAGCACGCTCAAAAAGCGGTTCCCCCGCCCCCGCGCGgcgaggagccgccgccgccgccgccgcaccggcggCACGAGCACGTCGTCCGACGCCACGAGCCTGGACCTCGCGCTGGTCGTCTATGACGAGGAGAGCACTAGCGGCACGGCGCGGGACCTCCCGCTGGTCGTGTGCAACGAGGAGAACAGCGCCACCACGGCGCGGGACCTCCCGCTGGTCGCGTACAACGTCAACGAGGCGAGCGCCACGGCAgggtcctcgtcgagccacgccggCGTCGTCTCAGCCGGCTCGCCGGTGCAAGCGCGAGCCCAACCGACACCGCTGCCCGCCGACGCCGCGAACGAGGAGCCGATCGCGGCGGTCCCGGTCAGCGGGCCTGTGAAGATGGAACCGCGGACGCCGCCACCGCCCGCTGATGAAACCAGCGAGGAGATGGACGTGGGCTGCTGCCCCATGTCTCCGCTCCCCCTGGGGCTCATGGAGCTGCCGGAACTTCCTTGCATCGCCTTGGATCTGCCTCACATTGCCGGTTTCGACGACATCGATAGCCTCCTCTCCTACTTTGACCACTGA